Proteins encoded in a region of the Mycolicibacterium duvalii genome:
- a CDS encoding AMP-dependent synthetase/ligase, whose amino-acid sequence MAPLSATDVGPLDLRAPSVAHLFVERVAATPRAEAFRFPDDGGWASVTWEQVGHRVRRIAAGLIALGVEPEDRVALASSTRYEWVLADFAVLCAGAATTTLYPTTNARDVAFIVANSGSRVVIAEDQSQLDKVLAHRGELAAVDHVVVIDGAGDGEFVLTLAELATRGAELLARSPQLIDERVAAIRPEQLASIIYTSGTTGRPKGVRLPHSAWTYTAAAIDALGILRADDLNFLWLPLAHAFGKVMLALPLRIGFPTAIDGHVDRIVDNLAAVHPTFMAAAPRIFEKAHARIQGVIADEGGVKKRIFDWAIGVGLRASDAREAGRTPSPLLAVQRAVADRLVFASIRQRFGGRLRFFVSAAAPLNRDIARWFDAVGIPVLEGYGLTETAAASFINRPDAYRFGTVGIPFPGTEVKIATDGEILLRSPGVMTGYHDLPEATAEALDADGWFYTGDIGEIDADGFLRITDRKKDLFKTSQGKYVAPSAVAAAFKAVCPYSSEIIVYGEGRPYCVALVSLDSEAIAEWAAKNGLQDLEFAELARHGATNELIAGYVDTLNAELNRWEQIKRFAILDRELSVAAGDLTPSLKAKRNVIVKNFADTIAALYD is encoded by the coding sequence GTGGCACCGCTGAGTGCGACGGACGTCGGCCCGCTCGACCTCCGGGCTCCCTCGGTCGCCCACCTGTTCGTCGAGCGCGTCGCCGCCACGCCCCGAGCCGAGGCGTTCCGGTTCCCCGACGACGGCGGGTGGGCCAGTGTCACCTGGGAGCAGGTCGGTCACCGCGTCCGCCGGATCGCCGCCGGGCTGATCGCGCTCGGGGTCGAACCCGAGGACCGCGTCGCGCTGGCGTCGTCGACCCGCTACGAGTGGGTGCTGGCCGATTTCGCGGTGCTGTGCGCCGGCGCGGCCACCACGACGCTCTATCCCACGACCAACGCCCGCGACGTCGCGTTCATCGTCGCCAACTCCGGCAGCCGCGTCGTCATCGCCGAAGACCAGTCGCAGCTGGACAAGGTGCTGGCCCACCGCGGGGAGCTGGCCGCGGTGGACCACGTGGTGGTCATCGACGGCGCCGGGGACGGCGAGTTCGTCCTCACCCTTGCCGAGCTCGCGACGCGGGGAGCGGAGCTGCTGGCCCGGTCACCGCAGCTGATCGACGAGCGGGTCGCGGCGATCCGGCCCGAACAGCTGGCCAGCATCATCTACACCTCGGGCACCACCGGCCGGCCCAAAGGCGTCCGGTTGCCGCACAGCGCGTGGACCTACACCGCCGCGGCCATCGACGCGCTCGGCATCCTGCGCGCCGACGATCTGAACTTCCTGTGGCTACCGCTGGCCCACGCGTTCGGCAAGGTGATGCTCGCACTGCCGCTGCGGATCGGCTTTCCCACCGCGATCGACGGCCACGTGGACCGCATCGTCGACAACCTCGCCGCCGTGCACCCAACGTTCATGGCCGCGGCGCCGCGGATCTTCGAGAAGGCGCACGCGCGGATCCAGGGGGTGATCGCCGACGAAGGCGGGGTCAAGAAACGCATCTTCGACTGGGCGATCGGGGTGGGCCTGCGCGCGTCGGACGCCCGGGAAGCCGGACGGACGCCGTCGCCGCTGCTGGCGGTGCAACGCGCGGTGGCCGACAGACTGGTGTTCGCGTCGATCCGGCAGCGCTTCGGTGGCCGGTTGCGCTTCTTCGTCTCGGCTGCCGCGCCGCTCAACCGCGACATCGCGCGGTGGTTCGACGCCGTCGGAATCCCGGTGCTCGAGGGGTACGGACTGACCGAGACAGCGGCGGCGTCGTTCATCAACCGGCCCGACGCCTACCGGTTCGGCACCGTCGGGATCCCGTTCCCCGGCACCGAGGTCAAGATCGCCACCGACGGAGAGATCCTGTTGCGCAGTCCCGGCGTGATGACCGGCTATCACGACCTGCCCGAGGCCACCGCGGAGGCCCTCGACGCCGACGGCTGGTTCTACACCGGGGATATCGGCGAGATCGACGCCGACGGGTTCCTGCGCATCACCGACCGCAAGAAGGACCTGTTCAAGACCTCACAGGGCAAGTACGTCGCACCGTCGGCCGTCGCTGCGGCGTTCAAAGCGGTCTGTCCCTACAGCAGCGAGATCATCGTGTACGGCGAGGGCCGGCCCTACTGTGTGGCGCTGGTGAGCCTGGACAGCGAGGCGATCGCCGAGTGGGCCGCCAAGAACGGGCTCCAGGACCTGGAATTCGCCGAGCTCGCGCGCCACGGCGCCACCAACGAGCTGATCGCCGGATACGTCGACACCCTGAACGCCGAGCTCAACCGGTGGGAACAGATCAAAAGATTCGCAATCCTGGACCGGGAATTGTCCGTCGCCGCAGGCGATCTGACCCCCAGCCTGAAGGCCAAACGCAACGTCATCGTGAAGAACTTCGCCGACACCATCGCCGCTCTCTACGACTGA
- a CDS encoding helix-turn-helix transcriptional regulator: MNDISDGIPGALLIAADDIDDAQEQISAAFNTIHIKAVGPGHDTRIRVWRNYAGVLGIDDVDYFFDMTYHMEAPDQILLCRMLSGAFEETHYRQPTRRHGIGAAMAFGAIPHPVQGRVEKARYHMVSVPRPTLAQVAGDHPDSDAVQLISTTPWSEAANQYVVDVVDHLRFGLLSNPIALREPLIVGAAARYLAAGLLAAFPHTAGEDRQFGGELDNFDALRRATSFIDDNAHLDISPADVADAARVSAPTLRWLFRRHRNHSPAQYLRQVRLAQAHRSLALADPETNTVAGIARRWGFWRLDRFHSIYRRTYGATPEHTLDQ; the protein is encoded by the coding sequence GTGAACGACATCTCTGACGGCATACCGGGCGCCCTGCTGATCGCCGCCGATGACATCGACGACGCTCAAGAACAGATCAGCGCCGCCTTCAACACGATCCACATCAAGGCCGTCGGCCCGGGACACGACACCCGGATCCGGGTCTGGCGCAACTATGCCGGAGTGCTCGGCATCGACGACGTCGACTACTTCTTCGACATGACCTACCACATGGAGGCCCCCGACCAGATCCTGTTGTGCCGCATGCTTTCCGGCGCTTTCGAGGAAACCCACTACCGGCAACCGACCCGCAGGCACGGAATCGGCGCGGCGATGGCGTTCGGCGCGATCCCGCACCCAGTGCAAGGCCGCGTCGAAAAGGCGCGCTACCACATGGTCAGCGTCCCGCGGCCGACGCTGGCGCAGGTCGCCGGGGATCACCCGGACAGTGACGCCGTGCAGCTGATCAGCACCACGCCGTGGTCCGAGGCGGCCAACCAATACGTCGTCGACGTCGTCGACCACCTCCGTTTCGGCCTGCTGAGCAACCCAATCGCCTTACGAGAACCTCTGATCGTCGGCGCCGCCGCCCGGTATCTGGCCGCGGGCCTGCTGGCGGCGTTCCCGCACACGGCCGGCGAGGACCGGCAGTTCGGCGGCGAGCTGGACAATTTCGACGCGCTGCGCCGGGCCACGTCATTCATCGACGACAACGCCCACCTCGACATCTCACCCGCGGACGTGGCGGACGCGGCCCGCGTTTCGGCGCCCACCCTGCGATGGCTCTTCCGCCGGCACCGCAACCATTCTCCCGCGCAGTACCTCCGCCAGGTCCGGCTGGCCCAGGCACACCGCAGTCTCGCTCTCGCCGACCCCGAGACGAACACAGTGGCGGGCATCGCCCGACGATGGGGTTTCTGGCGCCTGGACCGGTTCCACTCGATCTACCGCCGAACCTACGGGGCCACCCCCGAACACACACTCGACCAATAG
- a CDS encoding thymidine phosphorylase: MRTKRDGGALSDAAIDWVIDAYTHGRIADAQMSALLMAIFLRGMSGAEITRWTAAMIASGERFDFGDLRRDGTPLALVDKHSTGGVGDKITIPLVPVVMACGGSVPQAAGRGLGHTGGTLDKLESIAGFTAELSEDRIRQQLRDIGAAVFAAGELAPADRKIYALRDVTATTESLPLIASSVMSKKIAEGTRALVLDTKVGAGAFLKTEAESRELARTMVELGAAHGVATRAVLTDMNTPLGRAVGNAVEVAESLEVLAGGGPDDVVELTLTLAREMLDAAGLDAVDPAQTLRDGTAMDQFRRLVAAQGGDLAKPLPLGAHTETVSATRGGTMGDIDAMAVGLAVWRLGAGRSEPGQRVQFGAGLRIHRRPGEPVAAGAPLFTLYTDTPQRLGAALAELDGGWTVGDHPPPARPLIIDRITSRSRA, translated from the coding sequence CGACGCGCAGATGTCGGCGTTGTTGATGGCGATCTTCCTGCGCGGGATGAGCGGCGCGGAGATCACCCGGTGGACCGCGGCGATGATCGCCTCGGGCGAGCGGTTCGACTTCGGCGACCTGCGCCGTGACGGCACGCCGCTGGCGCTGGTGGACAAGCACTCCACCGGCGGGGTGGGCGACAAGATCACCATTCCGCTGGTGCCGGTCGTGATGGCCTGCGGGGGGTCGGTGCCGCAGGCGGCCGGGCGCGGGCTCGGCCACACCGGCGGCACGCTGGACAAGCTGGAATCCATCGCGGGATTCACCGCCGAGTTGTCCGAAGACCGGATACGGCAACAACTCCGCGACATCGGGGCGGCAGTGTTCGCCGCCGGTGAGCTCGCCCCTGCCGACCGCAAGATCTATGCGCTGCGCGACGTCACCGCCACCACCGAGTCGCTGCCGCTGATCGCCAGCTCGGTGATGAGCAAGAAGATCGCCGAAGGTACCCGCGCGCTGGTGCTCGACACCAAGGTCGGGGCCGGGGCGTTTCTGAAGACCGAGGCCGAATCCCGTGAGCTGGCCCGCACCATGGTCGAGCTCGGCGCCGCGCACGGCGTCGCGACCCGCGCGGTGCTGACCGACATGAACACCCCGCTGGGCCGGGCGGTCGGCAACGCCGTGGAGGTCGCCGAATCGCTGGAAGTGCTCGCCGGCGGCGGCCCGGACGACGTGGTCGAGCTGACCTTGACGCTGGCGCGGGAGATGCTCGACGCGGCCGGGCTGGACGCCGTGGACCCCGCCCAGACGCTGCGCGACGGCACGGCGATGGACCAGTTCCGCCGGCTGGTCGCCGCGCAGGGCGGGGACCTCGCCAAGCCGCTGCCGCTCGGCGCGCACACCGAGACCGTCAGCGCGACCCGCGGTGGCACCATGGGAGACATCGACGCGATGGCGGTGGGGCTGGCGGTGTGGCGGCTCGGGGCAGGCCGTTCCGAGCCGGGCCAGCGTGTGCAGTTCGGCGCCGGGCTGCGCATCCACCGCCGGCCGGGTGAACCCGTCGCGGCCGGGGCGCCGCTGTTCACCCTCTACACCGACACGCCGCAGCGGCTCGGCGCGGCACTGGCGGAGCTCGACGGCGGCTGGACCGTCGGCGATCACCCGCCGCCGGCGCGGCCGCTGATCATCGACCGCATCACCTCCAGGAGTCGCGCATGA
- a CDS encoding nuclear transport factor 2 family protein produces MDDYEEIRRVIALHAQLLDERRWADLAALFCDDGVLPWAGQTFRGRKAIMEGLPATQPSTPHRIKHFVYAPVIDIYENEARAWSDVIVSLIPEDGPAEMSFVGRYHDHLRREDGRWRLSKHITVKTGDVLPDGERLPSRLSD; encoded by the coding sequence GTGGACGATTACGAAGAGATCAGGCGCGTAATTGCTTTGCACGCTCAGCTGCTCGACGAACGTCGATGGGCCGACCTTGCGGCGTTGTTCTGTGATGACGGTGTGCTGCCATGGGCGGGACAGACGTTTCGCGGGCGAAAGGCGATCATGGAAGGGTTGCCTGCAACGCAACCCTCCACTCCCCACAGGATCAAACATTTCGTCTACGCGCCGGTAATCGACATCTACGAGAACGAGGCTAGAGCCTGGAGCGACGTGATTGTGTCACTGATACCAGAGGACGGGCCGGCAGAGATGTCGTTTGTGGGGCGATATCACGATCACTTGCGCCGAGAGGACGGCCGCTGGCGTCTGTCGAAGCACATCACTGTGAAAACCGGAGATGTACTGCCTGACGGTGAACGGCTGCCCTCGAGGCTATCTGATTAA
- a CDS encoding ChaB family protein: MCGAGYGKAKESELPSTLQRSEDKAKRTFAKAHDAAAEEYGEGERAHRVAYSALKHSYEKVGDHWERKDQSGPSDERAESGGPQAKGETAEGVNANASKKHLVDLARRLDIPGRSKMTKDELVEEIKKANRRESRRSR, from the coding sequence CTGTGCGGGGCCGGCTACGGCAAGGCCAAGGAAAGTGAACTGCCGAGCACTCTGCAACGCTCCGAGGACAAGGCCAAGCGCACGTTCGCCAAGGCGCACGACGCCGCCGCCGAGGAATACGGCGAGGGCGAGCGGGCGCATCGCGTCGCCTACAGCGCGCTCAAGCACAGTTACGAGAAGGTGGGCGACCACTGGGAGAGGAAGGATCAGAGCGGGCCGTCCGACGAGCGGGCCGAGAGCGGCGGGCCGCAGGCCAAGGGTGAGACCGCTGAGGGCGTCAACGCCAACGCGAGCAAGAAGCACCTCGTCGACCTGGCCCGTCGCCTCGACATCCCCGGCCGGTCGAAGATGACCAAGGACGAACTCGTCGAGGAGATCAAGAAGGCCAACCGGCGGGAGAGCCGGCGCAGCCGCTAG
- a CDS encoding alpha/beta hydrolase gives MSVSVSTVRDSDPDRVVDAADALGRRRSELETILTGEREMLAHLQEHWTGQAANGAVAQGVTDLAKQDRIARRLRHLESALRNGGVQMVALRGALLDLVSTLDRFGFAVADDGTVTPQQWLVGRFLDSLADKFTAFLKKMLQLFTDPDENTASAIDQAAGVDIPSPSVAVGGQNIQIPSADTDPAGVTAWWNALTDDQRRGLIDQHPPILGNLNGIPAEVRDQVNVAVMDDDLDRVENVASRNHVPADEVVGNPGRYGLTDGDVTRYQNAKRTQEGLLHQLGAPDGESRRYSEIGAQERHDRNWRPTMLWAYDPQAFDGKGRAAVSIGNPDKASNTAVIVPGTSASVRDGWLSDGHNDAINLYGQSLKADPGDPTAVISWMGYDTPESFTDPNIANTGLARAGGDALAWDVNGLSVTHEAGVSEHVTVIGHSYGSTTVADAFANSGMRADDAILLGSPGTDVAGSAADFNLDGGQVYIGDASTDPVGWLGQMGNTLPGELNDSLGNMVGPTAGLGADPAFEDFGATRFRAEVPGADMIDPSDHSYYYAVGSESLRAMTEIVTGNPDRLGELGLLAQPRTELTVSTPQQLDVPILGEGSVAAHERRDAGDL, from the coding sequence ATGTCGGTTTCAGTGTCGACGGTGCGGGACTCGGATCCCGACCGGGTGGTCGACGCCGCCGACGCGCTGGGCCGCCGACGCAGCGAACTCGAGACGATCCTCACCGGCGAACGAGAGATGCTGGCCCACCTGCAGGAGCACTGGACCGGGCAGGCCGCCAACGGCGCGGTCGCGCAGGGGGTCACAGACCTCGCCAAGCAGGACCGGATCGCCCGGCGGCTGCGCCACCTCGAGTCCGCGCTGCGCAACGGCGGTGTGCAGATGGTCGCGTTGCGGGGCGCTCTGCTGGACCTGGTGTCGACGCTGGACCGGTTCGGGTTCGCCGTCGCCGACGACGGGACGGTCACCCCGCAGCAGTGGCTGGTCGGGCGCTTTCTGGACAGCCTGGCCGACAAGTTCACCGCGTTTCTGAAGAAGATGCTGCAGCTGTTCACCGACCCGGACGAGAACACCGCGTCGGCGATCGATCAGGCCGCCGGAGTCGACATCCCGAGTCCGTCCGTGGCCGTGGGCGGGCAGAACATCCAGATCCCCTCGGCGGACACCGATCCTGCCGGCGTGACGGCGTGGTGGAATGCGCTGACCGACGATCAGCGCCGTGGGCTGATCGACCAGCATCCACCGATCCTGGGCAATCTCAACGGGATTCCCGCCGAGGTTCGCGACCAGGTCAACGTCGCGGTGATGGACGACGACCTCGACCGGGTGGAGAACGTGGCGTCCCGCAACCACGTCCCGGCCGACGAGGTGGTGGGCAATCCGGGCCGCTATGGGCTGACCGACGGCGACGTCACGCGCTACCAGAACGCGAAGCGGACCCAGGAAGGACTGCTGCATCAGCTCGGCGCGCCCGACGGAGAGTCACGCCGCTACAGCGAGATCGGCGCACAGGAGCGGCACGACAGGAACTGGCGGCCGACCATGCTGTGGGCCTACGACCCGCAGGCCTTCGACGGCAAGGGCCGCGCGGCGGTCTCGATCGGCAATCCGGACAAGGCGTCGAACACCGCGGTCATCGTGCCCGGCACCAGCGCCAGCGTCCGCGACGGCTGGCTGTCCGACGGGCACAACGACGCCATCAATCTGTACGGCCAGTCACTCAAGGCCGATCCCGGTGACCCGACCGCGGTGATCTCCTGGATGGGCTACGACACCCCCGAGAGCTTCACCGACCCCAACATCGCCAACACCGGCCTGGCACGCGCCGGGGGCGACGCCCTGGCGTGGGATGTCAACGGGCTCAGTGTGACCCACGAGGCGGGCGTGTCCGAGCATGTGACGGTGATCGGGCACTCCTACGGTTCCACCACCGTCGCCGACGCGTTCGCCAACAGCGGGATGCGTGCCGACGACGCGATCCTGCTCGGCAGTCCCGGCACCGACGTGGCGGGCAGCGCCGCGGACTTCAACCTCGACGGCGGGCAGGTCTACATCGGGGACGCGTCCACCGACCCGGTGGGCTGGCTGGGTCAGATGGGCAACACGCTGCCGGGCGAACTCAACGATTCGTTGGGCAACATGGTCGGCCCGACGGCCGGCCTGGGCGCCGACCCGGCGTTCGAGGACTTCGGTGCGACGCGGTTCCGGGCCGAGGTTCCCGGTGCGGACATGATCGACCCGTCCGACCATTCGTACTACTACGCCGTCGGTAGCGAGTCGTTGCGCGCCATGACCGAGATCGTCACCGGCAATCCCGACCGTCTCGGCGAACTTGGCCTGCTGGCGCAGCCGCGCACCGAACTGACGGTGTCGACACCGCAGCAGCTCGACGTCCCGATCCTCGGAGAGGGTTCCGTTGCCGCACATGAACGTCGAGACGCCGGTGATCTATGA
- the satS gene encoding protein export chaperone SatS, producing the protein MADIVPIGLRLTKGDVYTLWAPRWRAEGDEWEAFLGKDEDLYVFDSVADLAAFVRTNNDNDLTDHPAWEKLTSENAHRLAPTEEHTHDLAAFEEILSAKPTEDSVRTLHGSLAVVSSIGSVCELPAVTKFFNGNPVLGTVGGGADAFAGRAGRKRWAEIEKIIARGWDDVIAAIDDIITTPAVDAAAVQKAQAELDGPAPEPEDVDDVVIDDIVDTDEESAELAAAAEHKVLGSDEDFWARVGIDPVRLMTRGGTYFTLRCYLEDQPIFLGRNGRISVFPSERALARYLADEHDHDLSDLATYDDIRTAATDGSLRVDVTDDNVYVLTDIVDDLADGPDTLDRDQLELAVELLRDIGDYAEDPSVAAKLSSDAPLGRVIAYALDPSSAPRPNPPYAEAVSQWESLESFVESRLREE; encoded by the coding sequence ATGGCTGACATCGTGCCGATCGGGCTGAGGCTGACCAAAGGCGACGTGTACACGTTGTGGGCGCCGCGGTGGCGCGCCGAAGGCGACGAATGGGAGGCGTTCCTCGGTAAGGACGAGGACCTCTACGTGTTCGACTCGGTCGCCGATCTGGCCGCGTTCGTGCGGACGAACAACGACAACGACCTGACCGATCACCCCGCCTGGGAGAAGCTGACCTCGGAGAACGCGCACCGGCTCGCGCCGACCGAGGAGCACACCCACGACCTGGCCGCGTTCGAGGAGATCCTGTCGGCCAAGCCGACCGAGGACAGCGTGCGCACGCTGCACGGGTCGCTGGCCGTGGTGTCGTCGATCGGTTCGGTGTGCGAGCTGCCGGCGGTCACCAAGTTCTTCAACGGCAACCCGGTGCTCGGCACCGTCGGCGGCGGCGCCGATGCGTTCGCCGGCCGCGCCGGGCGCAAGCGGTGGGCCGAGATCGAGAAGATCATCGCCCGCGGGTGGGACGACGTGATCGCCGCGATCGACGACATCATCACCACACCCGCCGTGGACGCCGCGGCCGTGCAGAAGGCCCAGGCTGAGCTCGACGGACCCGCGCCGGAACCGGAGGACGTCGACGACGTGGTGATCGACGACATCGTCGACACCGACGAGGAGTCCGCGGAGCTGGCCGCGGCCGCCGAGCACAAAGTGCTGGGCAGCGACGAGGACTTCTGGGCGCGGGTGGGCATCGACCCGGTGCGGTTGATGACCCGCGGCGGGACCTACTTCACGCTGCGCTGCTACCTGGAGGACCAGCCGATCTTCCTCGGCCGCAACGGCCGCATCAGCGTGTTTCCGTCCGAGCGGGCGCTGGCCCGCTACCTGGCCGACGAGCACGACCACGACCTGTCGGACCTGGCGACCTACGACGACATCCGCACCGCCGCGACCGACGGCTCGCTGCGCGTCGATGTCACCGACGACAACGTCTACGTGCTCACCGACATCGTCGACGACCTGGCCGACGGGCCCGACACCCTCGACCGGGACCAGCTCGAGTTGGCCGTCGAGCTGCTGCGCGACATCGGCGACTACGCCGAGGACCCCAGCGTGGCCGCCAAACTGTCGTCGGACGCGCCGCTGGGCCGGGTGATCGCCTATGCGCTGGACCCGTCCTCGGCGCCGCGGCCCAACCCGCCGTACGCGGAGGCGGTGTCCCAGTGGGAGTCGCTGGAAAGCTTCGTCGAGTCGCGGCTGCGCGAGGAGTAG
- a CDS encoding YdeI/OmpD-associated family protein produces the protein MGTQVIPGGVVHELPDDLRTALTGNATALAAWQDITPLARNEFICWVEDAKQQKTRERRIRRTQEELEEGMRRPCCWPGCKHRERNGKA, from the coding sequence GTGGGCACTCAGGTGATTCCGGGCGGCGTGGTGCACGAACTTCCCGATGATCTGCGCACCGCGCTGACCGGGAACGCGACGGCGCTGGCGGCGTGGCAGGACATCACCCCGCTGGCGCGCAACGAGTTCATCTGCTGGGTCGAGGACGCCAAGCAGCAGAAGACCCGTGAGCGGCGGATCCGCCGCACTCAGGAGGAACTGGAGGAGGGCATGCGCCGGCCGTGCTGCTGGCCGGGTTGCAAGCACCGCGAGCGCAACGGCAAGGCCTAG
- a CDS encoding adenosine deaminase: MTTPLTLDTIGQAPKALLHDHLDGGLRPATVVELAAEHGYDGLPATDVDELATFFRTAAHSGSLERYLEPFAHTVGVMQTADALHRVAYECVEDLARDNVVYAEVRFAPELHIDGGLSLDAVVDAVLSGFAAGEKAAAADGRTITVRCLVTAMRHAARSREIAALAVRFRDQGVVGFDIAGAEAGYPPTRHLDAFEYMRSNNARFTIHAGEAFGLPSIHEAIAFCGADRLGHGVRIVDDITIDDDGAARLGRLASLLRDKRIPFEMCPSSNVQTGAVKSIAEHPFDLLARLRFRVTVNTDNRLMSDTSMSQEMLRLVEAFGYGWSDLERFTINAMKSAFISFPERLAIIDEVIKPRYAVLIG, from the coding sequence ATGACCACCCCGTTGACGCTGGACACCATCGGGCAGGCGCCCAAAGCTCTGCTGCACGACCATCTCGACGGCGGGCTGCGGCCCGCCACCGTGGTCGAGCTGGCCGCCGAGCACGGCTACGACGGGCTGCCGGCCACCGATGTCGACGAGCTCGCGACGTTCTTCCGCACCGCCGCGCACAGCGGCTCCCTCGAGCGCTACCTGGAGCCGTTCGCCCACACCGTCGGGGTGATGCAGACCGCCGACGCGCTGCACCGCGTCGCCTACGAGTGCGTCGAGGACCTCGCCCGGGACAACGTCGTCTACGCCGAGGTGCGGTTCGCCCCCGAGCTGCACATCGACGGCGGGCTGTCGCTGGACGCCGTCGTCGACGCCGTGCTGTCCGGGTTCGCCGCGGGGGAGAAGGCCGCCGCCGCCGACGGGCGCACCATCACGGTGCGCTGCCTGGTCACCGCGATGCGCCACGCGGCGCGCTCCCGCGAGATCGCCGCTTTGGCGGTGCGGTTCCGCGACCAGGGTGTGGTGGGATTCGACATCGCCGGCGCCGAGGCGGGCTACCCGCCCACCCGCCACCTCGACGCGTTCGAGTACATGCGCAGCAACAACGCCCGCTTCACCATCCACGCCGGCGAGGCGTTCGGGCTGCCCTCCATCCACGAGGCGATCGCATTCTGCGGGGCCGACCGGCTCGGGCACGGCGTGCGCATCGTCGACGACATCACCATCGACGACGACGGCGCCGCGCGGCTGGGTCGGCTGGCATCGCTGTTGCGGGACAAGCGGATTCCGTTCGAGATGTGCCCGAGCTCGAACGTGCAGACCGGCGCCGTGAAGAGCATCGCCGAGCATCCGTTCGACCTGCTGGCCCGGCTGCGGTTCCGGGTCACGGTCAACACCGACAACCGGCTGATGAGCGACACGTCGATGAGCCAGGAGATGCTTCGGCTGGTCGAGGCGTTCGGCTACGGCTGGAGCGATCTGGAGCGGTTCACCATCAACGCGATGAAGTCGGCGTTCATCAGCTTCCCGGAGAGGCTGGCGATCATCGACGAGGTGATCAAACCCCGCTACGCCGTCCTGATCGGCTGA